In one window of Gemmatimonadota bacterium DNA:
- a CDS encoding ABC transporter permease yields the protein MNQASSSRAPWVARVGRWGIDSAHAVADVRTWAPHVLPQMRRLGVDSVPIALFIATFTGIVLSLLSKYIFTGAVPLYFVGALVGKTIMMELGPVLTGLALAGRVGANIAAEVGTMRVTEQVDALETLAYNPNSYLVVPRVVAGMLMFPVVTALAVALGVTAGWITAINLLDLSTLEFVKGLRLFYRFKDIWFGLIKAASFGAAVTLAGCLMGLATRGGAEGVGRNTTRAVVIGCEAILVLDAFWALVLL from the coding sequence GTGAATCAGGCCTCTTCCTCGCGTGCCCCCTGGGTGGCCCGGGTGGGCCGGTGGGGCATCGACAGCGCGCATGCGGTCGCCGACGTCCGGACCTGGGCACCCCACGTGCTGCCCCAGATGCGGCGCCTCGGCGTGGACTCCGTGCCCATCGCCCTGTTCATCGCGACCTTCACCGGCATCGTCCTGTCGCTCCTCTCCAAGTACATCTTCACCGGCGCCGTCCCCCTCTACTTCGTGGGCGCGCTGGTGGGGAAGACCATCATGATGGAGCTCGGCCCGGTGCTCACCGGGCTGGCCCTCGCCGGCCGGGTCGGCGCCAACATCGCCGCCGAAGTCGGGACCATGCGGGTCACCGAGCAGGTCGACGCGCTCGAGACCCTGGCCTACAACCCCAACAGCTACCTGGTGGTCCCCCGCGTGGTGGCGGGCATGCTGATGTTCCCGGTGGTCACCGCGCTGGCGGTGGCGCTCGGGGTCACGGCGGGGTGGATCACGGCCATCAACCTGCTCGACCTCTCCACCCTCGAGTTCGTGAAGGGGCTCCGCCTCTTCTACCGTTTCAAGGACATCTGGTTCGGCCTGATCAAGGCGGCGAGCTTCGGCGCGGCGGTGACGCTGGCCGGCTGCCTGATGGGGCTGGCCACCCGCGGCGGGGCGGAGGGGGTGGGCCGCAACACCACCCGGGCCGTGGTCATCGGGTGCGAGGCGATCCTGGTGCTCGACGCCTTCTGGGCGCTGGTGCTGCTGTGA
- a CDS encoding HAD-IA family hydrolase, with product MTGPAALLWDVDGTLAETERDGHRVAFNGAFEALGVPWRWDAERYGALLAVAGGRERLLHDMAARDDAPATPDERLALARELHARKNAIYAELVGGGRVPLRAGVRELLEECRTQGLGLGIATTTSRANVAALLEGHLGAAWPAWFGVIVCGEDVARKKPDPAVYQAALHGLGLVAARALAIEDSPAGVAAARAAGVPVIVTRSVYFATGELPGALAVGDGLDQPATWHPSPAAAATGRVSLDDLRRWHATGEHAPD from the coding sequence GTGACGGGACCCGCCGCGCTGCTCTGGGACGTGGATGGCACGCTGGCCGAGACCGAACGGGATGGCCACCGGGTGGCCTTCAACGGCGCGTTCGAGGCCCTCGGGGTGCCCTGGCGCTGGGACGCGGAACGGTACGGCGCGCTGCTCGCGGTCGCCGGCGGGCGCGAGCGCCTGCTGCACGACATGGCCGCGCGGGACGACGCGCCCGCTACGCCCGACGAGCGCCTGGCCCTGGCCCGGGAGCTCCACGCGCGGAAGAACGCGATCTACGCCGAGCTGGTGGGCGGCGGGCGCGTACCGCTGCGGGCCGGCGTGCGGGAGCTGCTGGAGGAGTGCCGCACGCAGGGCCTCGGTCTGGGCATCGCCACGACCACCAGCCGCGCCAACGTGGCGGCGCTGCTCGAGGGCCACCTGGGGGCGGCGTGGCCGGCATGGTTCGGCGTGATCGTCTGCGGCGAGGATGTGGCGCGGAAGAAGCCCGACCCCGCCGTGTACCAGGCGGCGCTGCACGGCCTCGGCCTGGTGGCGGCACGGGCGCTGGCCATCGAGGACTCGCCGGCGGGCGTCGCGGCGGCCCGCGCGGCCGGCGTGCCGGTGATCGTGACCCGGAGCGTGTACTTCGCCACCGGCGAGCTGCCGGGGGCTCTGGCCGTGGGCGACGGGCTGGACCAACCGGCGACCTGGCACCCGTCCCCGGCCGCTGCCGCCACCGGCCGGGTATCCCTGGACGACCTGCGCCGGTGGCACGCCACCGGGGAGCACGCCCCCGACTGA
- a CDS encoding alkaline phosphatase family protein: MKRCLLLLVDGLRPDVAEAALARGELPALAALTGAQGRTRGITVFPSTTSVAYLPFLTGCTPGRCNIPSIRWLDRERYTGRWWAERDLVRSYCGYQAGRLDGDVTPGIRTIFELVPESLGIFTPVAQGLTPARNPASGERQFWGALAHYAEWHQPSDDAVTRHLLRGVDAGWRFIFAQFPAVDGYTHQSTPDGPKVLRALRLVDATVARVVARLRARGELDDTLIVMVSDHGASVVHTHLDLATWFRGQGVRTLSHPVIWERDPAAAVMVAGNGSAMVYARPGVPRRERWPLARLRESASFGVTQDVIAALLAEPAVACVAAEERPGVVRVAAGDGGGEALLESAGERIAYRRLTGDPLGVRDDRSLTAAEWLAATWDGPYPDGVVQLLDQFRAPRTADLLVIAREGYDFRERFEVPEHKAGHGSLIRAHMQVPVWASVPVPSDALRTVDVFPAMLEWLEVPVPGGIDGQRVWSPGAVPAVA; the protein is encoded by the coding sequence ATGAAGCGCTGCCTCCTGCTGCTGGTGGATGGCCTCCGCCCCGACGTCGCCGAAGCCGCGCTGGCCCGCGGCGAACTGCCCGCGCTCGCCGCCCTGACGGGGGCGCAGGGACGGACCCGCGGCATCACAGTCTTCCCTTCCACCACCAGCGTGGCCTACCTCCCCTTCCTGACCGGCTGCACGCCGGGCCGCTGCAACATCCCCTCCATCCGGTGGCTGGACCGCGAGCGCTACACCGGCCGGTGGTGGGCGGAACGCGACCTGGTCCGCAGCTACTGCGGCTACCAGGCGGGGCGGCTCGACGGCGACGTAACCCCCGGCATCCGCACCATCTTCGAGCTGGTCCCGGAAAGCCTCGGCATCTTCACCCCGGTGGCCCAGGGCCTCACGCCCGCGCGCAATCCCGCCAGCGGCGAGCGCCAGTTCTGGGGCGCGCTGGCCCACTATGCCGAGTGGCACCAGCCCTCCGACGATGCCGTGACCCGGCACCTGCTCCGCGGGGTGGACGCAGGCTGGCGCTTCATCTTTGCCCAGTTCCCCGCGGTGGATGGCTATACCCACCAGAGCACCCCTGACGGTCCCAAGGTGCTGCGGGCGCTGCGCCTGGTGGACGCGACGGTGGCCCGCGTGGTGGCCCGCCTGCGCGCGCGCGGCGAACTCGACGACACCCTGATCGTGATGGTCAGCGACCACGGCGCCTCGGTCGTGCATACCCACCTGGACCTCGCCACCTGGTTCCGCGGCCAGGGCGTGCGGACCCTGTCGCACCCGGTGATCTGGGAGCGGGACCCCGCCGCGGCCGTGATGGTGGCCGGCAACGGCTCGGCGATGGTCTATGCGCGGCCCGGCGTGCCGCGACGGGAGCGCTGGCCCCTGGCGCGCCTGCGCGAGAGCGCCAGCTTCGGCGTCACGCAGGATGTCATCGCCGCCCTGCTGGCCGAACCCGCCGTGGCGTGCGTGGCGGCGGAAGAGCGGCCCGGCGTGGTGCGGGTGGCGGCGGGTGACGGGGGCGGCGAGGCGCTGCTGGAATCCGCGGGCGAGCGGATCGCGTACCGGCGCCTCACCGGCGACCCGCTGGGCGTCAGGGATGACCGCTCCCTGACGGCGGCGGAGTGGCTCGCCGCCACCTGGGACGGACCCTACCCCGATGGCGTGGTGCAGCTGCTCGACCAGTTCCGCGCCCCCCGCACCGCCGACCTGCTGGTCATCGCGCGCGAGGGCTACGACTTCCGCGAACGGTTCGAGGTGCCGGAACACAAGGCGGGGCACGGCAGCCTGATCCGGGCCCACATGCAGGTGCCGGTCTGGGCCAGCGTGCCGGTGCCCTCGGACGCGCTCCGCACCGTGGACGTCTTTCCGGCGATGCTCGAGTGGCTGGAGGTGCCGGTCCCCGGGGGAATCGACGGGCAGCGGGTCTGGAGCCCGGGAGCAGTCCCGGCGGTTGCGTAA
- a CDS encoding NUDIX hydrolase yields the protein MAKPKRKPEREVSAGGIVFRRQPDTSARFLLIRDPYEHWGFPKGHLEGEESPAEAAFRETAEETGLSDLVMLGPIRIIDWHFRFRGRYIHKYCHFFLFESAAADVVPQQDEGITDFRWLELEAALEQLSYDNARGVLKRAGEMARTLVAMGQGRPRRPADAAPPAPPATAGS from the coding sequence GTGGCCAAGCCCAAGCGCAAGCCGGAACGCGAGGTCTCCGCCGGCGGCATCGTCTTCCGCCGCCAGCCCGATACCAGCGCCCGGTTCCTCCTGATCCGCGACCCCTACGAACACTGGGGCTTTCCCAAGGGACACCTCGAGGGCGAGGAGTCGCCGGCCGAGGCCGCCTTCCGCGAGACCGCGGAGGAGACCGGCCTCAGCGACCTGGTGATGCTCGGCCCGATCCGGATCATCGACTGGCACTTCCGCTTCCGCGGCCGGTACATCCACAAGTACTGCCACTTCTTCCTGTTCGAGAGCGCCGCCGCCGACGTGGTCCCGCAGCAGGACGAGGGGATCACCGACTTCCGGTGGCTGGAGCTCGAGGCCGCGCTGGAGCAGCTGTCGTATGACAACGCGCGCGGCGTGCTCAAGCGCGCCGGGGAGATGGCCCGGACCCTGGTGGCCATGGGGCAGGGCCGGCCCCGGCGGCCCGCCGACGCCGCCCCGCCCGCGCCGCCGGCCACCGCGGGCAGCTGA
- a CDS encoding helix-turn-helix transcriptional regulator — protein MPVVAALTGGAEAAQALRRSLPPASPWTVTACRTVPQLRQLFATRLVDAVIFSPVATPPADLAPLRTAFPQVPWIAFAPFRPDDAPLLLRLAEGDVRLVLVDGVDNAVAGDLVVRHSAAAEREVALRDAVRVLRLTETLQQQVWQALLARVDQPLRTAEIARTLGCSREHLSRQFGAGGAPNLKRVIDLTRIACAADLLRNPGYDVATVARILRFATPSHLSATARRIAGVASRGLAPLGPRGVLASFARGKTRSRV, from the coding sequence ATGCCGGTCGTCGCCGCGCTCACCGGCGGCGCGGAAGCCGCCCAGGCGCTGCGCCGGAGCCTCCCGCCCGCCTCGCCCTGGACGGTGACGGCGTGCCGCACCGTCCCCCAGCTGCGCCAGCTCTTCGCCACCCGCCTCGTGGACGCGGTGATCTTCTCGCCGGTGGCCACGCCGCCGGCCGACCTCGCCCCGCTCCGCACGGCGTTTCCCCAGGTGCCGTGGATCGCGTTCGCCCCCTTCCGGCCCGACGACGCGCCGCTGCTGCTCCGGCTGGCGGAGGGCGACGTGCGCCTGGTCCTGGTGGATGGGGTGGACAACGCGGTGGCCGGCGACCTCGTGGTCCGGCACTCGGCGGCCGCGGAGCGGGAGGTGGCGCTGCGTGACGCGGTGCGGGTGCTGCGCCTGACGGAGACCCTGCAGCAGCAGGTCTGGCAGGCGCTGCTGGCCCGGGTGGACCAGCCGCTGCGCACCGCGGAGATCGCCCGGACGCTGGGCTGCTCGCGGGAGCACCTGTCGCGGCAGTTCGGCGCCGGCGGTGCGCCGAACCTCAAGCGGGTGATCGACCTGACGCGGATCGCCTGCGCGGCGGACCTGCTCCGCAATCCGGGGTACGACGTGGCCACCGTGGCCCGGATCCTCCGCTTTGCCACCCCGAGCCACCTCTCCGCCACCGCGCGGCGGATCGCGGGGGTGGCGAGCCGGGGCCTGGCCCCCCTGGGGCCCCGGGGCGTGCTGGCCAGCTTTGCCCGGGGCAAGACCCGGAGCCGGGTGTAG
- a CDS encoding MCE family protein, whose protein sequence is MKGRNEFLVGLVLLVTLLVVVGGALWLSESDIGQRESLHVARFRTVGGLTPGAPVTYRGVRVGRVEAIRLADQFVEADLKVYLGVELPAKPAVIAASQSLFGEWGATIISRDQPQDDPNVRIMLAETARPGGDRWPGATLPDVGQLTAQAGRIATDIAAVAARVQETFDSSAVAELRRSIRDFGEIADKLVRFTESQTGRLNQVTSNVERTSDAVLSASGHLENTLARVDSATADHQLQEILDNARSGSGDLRAASQDLRALLATARGQEASLVRTLLAADSILTGIQSGQGTIGLLAKDPALYNETIETMQEMRRLIADIQMNPRKYFKFSVF, encoded by the coding sequence ATGAAGGGGCGGAACGAGTTCCTCGTCGGGCTGGTGCTCCTCGTCACGCTGCTCGTGGTGGTGGGCGGGGCGCTGTGGCTGTCGGAGTCGGACATCGGGCAGCGGGAGTCGCTGCACGTGGCGCGGTTCCGCACCGTGGGCGGCCTCACCCCCGGCGCGCCGGTCACCTACCGCGGCGTGCGCGTGGGGCGGGTGGAGGCGATCCGGCTGGCCGACCAGTTCGTGGAGGCCGACCTCAAGGTGTACCTGGGCGTGGAGCTGCCGGCCAAGCCCGCGGTGATCGCGGCTTCGCAGAGCCTCTTCGGTGAATGGGGCGCCACGATCATCTCCCGGGACCAGCCCCAGGACGACCCGAACGTCCGGATCATGCTGGCCGAGACCGCGCGGCCCGGCGGCGACCGCTGGCCCGGGGCCACCCTCCCCGACGTGGGGCAGCTCACCGCCCAGGCCGGCCGCATCGCCACCGATATCGCCGCCGTGGCCGCGCGGGTGCAGGAGACCTTCGACTCGAGCGCGGTGGCGGAGCTGCGGCGGAGCATCCGCGACTTCGGCGAGATCGCCGACAAGCTGGTGCGCTTCACCGAGAGCCAGACGGGGCGGCTCAACCAGGTCACCAGCAACGTCGAGCGCACCTCCGACGCCGTGCTCAGCGCCTCCGGCCACCTGGAGAACACCCTGGCCCGGGTGGACTCGGCCACCGCCGACCACCAGCTGCAGGAGATCCTCGACAACGCCCGGAGCGGCTCCGGTGACCTCCGCGCCGCGTCGCAGGACCTCCGCGCCCTGCTCGCCACCGCGCGGGGCCAGGAGGCGAGCCTGGTGCGGACCCTGCTGGCGGCCGACTCCATCCTGACCGGGATCCAGTCGGGGCAGGGGACCATCGGCCTGCTGGCCAAGGACCCGGCCCTCTACAACGAGACGATCGAGACCATGCAGGAAATGCGGCGGCTCATCGCCGACATCCAGATGAATCCCCGGAAGTACTTCAAGTTCTCGGTGTTCTAG
- a CDS encoding ATP-binding cassette domain-containing protein encodes MIRFTDVHKAFGAKVVLEGMTLDIPDGQTTVIIGFSGTGKSVALKHIVGLLAPDQGQVEVDGAVVHQLGAEALSALRGQVGYVFQFAALFDSMTVADNIRMGLTRRGLGPDEVATRVRESLRLVDLPGAEERFPAELSGGMRKRVGIARAIALRPRYILYDEPTTGLDPVTSAVIDELMVRARQELGVTSVVVTHDMRSAYTVGDRIAMLYQGRIRQVGTIEEIRHTDDPVVRNFIEGRPSDPDRLLPAVAGA; translated from the coding sequence ATGATCCGCTTCACCGACGTGCACAAGGCCTTCGGGGCCAAGGTGGTGCTGGAGGGGATGACGCTCGACATTCCCGACGGCCAGACCACGGTGATCATCGGCTTCTCCGGCACCGGCAAGAGCGTGGCGCTGAAGCACATCGTCGGGCTGCTGGCGCCCGACCAGGGCCAGGTGGAGGTGGACGGCGCGGTGGTGCACCAGCTGGGCGCGGAGGCGCTCTCGGCCCTCCGGGGCCAGGTGGGCTACGTCTTCCAGTTCGCGGCGCTGTTCGACTCCATGACCGTCGCGGACAACATCCGGATGGGGCTCACGCGGCGCGGCCTCGGCCCCGACGAGGTGGCCACCCGGGTGCGGGAGAGCCTGCGGCTGGTGGACCTGCCCGGGGCGGAGGAGCGGTTCCCGGCGGAGCTCTCGGGCGGCATGCGCAAGCGGGTCGGCATTGCCCGGGCGATCGCGCTCAGGCCGCGCTACATTCTCTACGATGAACCCACCACCGGCCTCGATCCCGTGACCAGCGCCGTGATCGACGAGCTGATGGTCCGCGCCCGGCAGGAGCTGGGCGTGACCAGCGTGGTGGTCACCCACGACATGCGCAGCGCCTACACCGTTGGAGACCGCATCGCGATGCTCTACCAGGGCCGGATCCGGCAGGTCGGGACCATCGAGGAGATCCGCCACACCGACGACCCGGTGGTGCGGAACTTCATCGAGGGGCGTCCCTCCGACCCGGACCGGCTGCTGCCGGCGGTGGCGGGCGCATGA
- a CDS encoding fructose-bisphosphate aldolase class II produces the protein MAFVSLRQLLDHAAEHGYGVPAFNVNNLEQIQAIMEAAQATQSPVILQASAGARKYAGEPYLRHMVLAAVESHPDIPVVLHQDHGTSPAVCQQSIRSGFTSVMMDGSLLADAKTPSSYEYNVGVTRKVAEFAHAVGVSVEGELGCLGSLETGEAEAEDGVGAEGKLSHDMLLTDPAQAKDFVAQTGVDALAIAIGTSHGAYKFTRKPTGDILAMDRIAEIHAALPTTHLVMHGSSSVPQEWLAIIRKYGGEIKETYGVPVEEIQRGIKTGVRKVNIDTDIRLAMTGAMRQVFAEHKSEFDPRKALIEARKAAKGICVARFEAFGCNGQAARITPVPLEEMARRYQ, from the coding sequence ATGGCCTTCGTGTCCCTGCGTCAGCTGCTCGACCACGCCGCCGAGCATGGCTACGGCGTCCCCGCGTTCAACGTCAACAACCTGGAGCAGATCCAGGCGATCATGGAGGCGGCCCAGGCCACCCAGTCGCCGGTGATCCTGCAGGCCTCGGCGGGCGCGCGGAAGTACGCCGGCGAGCCCTACCTGCGCCACATGGTGCTGGCGGCGGTCGAGTCGCACCCCGACATCCCGGTGGTGCTGCACCAGGACCACGGCACCTCGCCCGCGGTCTGCCAGCAGTCCATCCGCTCCGGCTTCACCAGCGTGATGATGGACGGGTCGCTGCTCGCCGACGCCAAGACGCCATCCTCGTACGAGTACAACGTCGGGGTGACCCGGAAGGTGGCGGAGTTCGCCCACGCCGTGGGCGTGTCGGTGGAGGGTGAGCTGGGCTGCCTCGGCTCGCTCGAGACCGGCGAGGCGGAGGCGGAGGATGGCGTCGGGGCCGAGGGGAAGCTGAGCCACGACATGCTGCTCACCGACCCGGCGCAGGCGAAGGACTTCGTGGCGCAGACCGGGGTGGATGCGTTGGCCATCGCCATCGGGACCAGCCATGGCGCGTACAAGTTCACCCGCAAGCCGACCGGCGACATCCTGGCGATGGACCGGATCGCGGAAATCCACGCGGCGCTCCCCACCACGCACCTCGTGATGCACGGCTCCTCCAGCGTGCCGCAGGAGTGGCTGGCGATCATCCGCAAGTACGGCGGGGAGATCAAGGAGACCTACGGGGTGCCGGTGGAGGAGATCCAGCGCGGCATCAAGACCGGGGTGCGGAAGGTGAACATCGACACCGATATCCGCCTGGCGATGACGGGCGCGATGCGGCAGGTCTTCGCCGAGCACAAGAGCGAGTTCGACCCGCGCAAGGCGCTGATCGAGGCGCGGAAGGCGGCGAAGGGCATCTGCGTGGCGCGGTTCGAGGCGTTCGGGTGCAACGGGCAGGCGGCCCGCATCACGCCGGTGCCGCTGGAGGAGATGGCCCGGCGCTACCAGTAG
- a CDS encoding RNA polymerase sigma factor RpoD/SigA produces MNNQPTKKPRRGKRETSKTLGVYDADRDILDQYLYEVSQTPLLTTPQEIAIARLVREGDPEAMQELVKRNLRFVISVAKKYQNRGLPLTDLIGEGNVGLLTAARKFDPDQGVKFISYAVWWIRQAILASLARQGRTVRVPLNRTADLSRIVRTAEALRQELRREPTPEEIAKSTGLSLEVVQSLAALNTSDVRLDAPLDPDGDRSLIERFIADDQSDAEEQAMDRFLTDEIENALNTLPSRDAKVLRLYFGLDGGREHTLEEIGGMLGVTRERVRQLRDRALKRLREGDVGKALASFAA; encoded by the coding sequence GTGAACAACCAGCCCACCAAGAAGCCGCGCCGGGGCAAGCGGGAGACCTCGAAGACGCTCGGCGTCTACGATGCCGACCGCGACATCCTGGACCAGTACCTCTACGAGGTGAGCCAGACGCCGCTGCTCACCACGCCCCAGGAGATCGCCATCGCCCGGCTGGTGCGCGAGGGCGACCCCGAGGCCATGCAGGAGCTGGTCAAGCGCAACCTCCGCTTCGTCATCTCGGTGGCCAAGAAGTACCAGAACCGCGGCCTCCCGCTCACCGACCTGATCGGCGAGGGCAACGTCGGGCTGCTGACCGCCGCGCGGAAGTTCGATCCCGACCAGGGGGTCAAGTTCATCTCCTACGCGGTCTGGTGGATCCGGCAGGCCATCCTGGCCTCGCTGGCGCGCCAGGGCCGCACCGTGCGGGTGCCCCTCAACCGCACCGCCGACCTCTCGCGCATCGTGCGCACCGCCGAGGCGCTCCGGCAGGAGCTCCGCCGGGAGCCGACCCCCGAGGAGATCGCCAAGTCCACCGGGCTCTCGCTGGAGGTGGTGCAGTCGCTGGCCGCGCTCAACACCAGCGACGTGCGGCTCGACGCGCCCCTCGACCCCGATGGCGACCGCTCCCTCATCGAGCGCTTCATCGCCGACGACCAGTCCGACGCCGAGGAGCAGGCGATGGACCGGTTCCTCACCGACGAGATCGAGAACGCGCTCAACACCCTCCCGTCGCGCGATGCCAAGGTGCTGCGGCTGTACTTCGGCCTCGACGGCGGCCGCGAGCACACCCTCGAGGAGATCGGCGGGATGCTTGGCGTCACCCGCGAGCGGGTCCGCCAGCTGCGCGACCGTGCCCTCAAGCGGCTGCGCGAGGGTGACGTGGGCAAGGCGCTGGCCAGCTTCGCGGCCTAG
- a CDS encoding HAD-IA family hydrolase: MRYDLVSFDLDGTLVDTAAEIAEAACRALEEHGIARRPVPEIVGFIGHGTRELILRLLGRVFEEQPGLAASVPVDRVQQSMDHHYALTTGTTAAPYPGAVAALRRLGAAGVKVACVTNKEARHAHRVLEVTGLAGFFALTIGGDTLPHKKPDARVLRYVVQVLGGELSRSAHVGDSAIDVQAARNAGVAAWAVPYGYNGGSPITAADPDRVFPGLLDVADFALGVTPRA; this comes from the coding sequence GTGCGGTATGACCTCGTCAGCTTCGACCTCGATGGGACCCTGGTCGATACCGCCGCGGAGATCGCGGAGGCGGCGTGCCGCGCGCTCGAGGAGCACGGCATCGCCCGCCGGCCGGTGCCGGAGATCGTCGGGTTCATCGGGCACGGCACCCGCGAGCTGATCCTCCGGCTGCTGGGCCGGGTCTTCGAGGAGCAGCCGGGGCTGGCTGCTTCGGTGCCGGTGGATCGGGTGCAGCAGAGCATGGATCACCACTACGCGCTGACGACCGGCACGACCGCAGCGCCGTACCCGGGCGCCGTCGCCGCGCTGCGACGGCTCGGGGCCGCCGGCGTGAAGGTCGCCTGCGTCACCAACAAGGAGGCCCGGCATGCGCACCGCGTGCTCGAGGTCACGGGCCTGGCCGGGTTCTTCGCGCTGACGATCGGCGGGGACACGCTGCCGCACAAGAAACCGGATGCGCGCGTGCTCCGGTACGTGGTCCAGGTGCTGGGCGGCGAGCTGTCCCGCTCGGCGCACGTGGGGGATTCCGCCATCGACGTCCAGGCCGCCCGGAACGCCGGGGTGGCGGCGTGGGCGGTGCCCTACGGATACAACGGCGGCTCCCCGATCACCGCCGCCGACCCGGACCGGGTCTTTCCCGGGCTGCTGGACGTGGCCGACTTCGCCCTCGGGGTGACGCCCCGCGCGTGA